Proteins encoded in a region of the Rutidosis leptorrhynchoides isolate AG116_Rl617_1_P2 chromosome 9, CSIRO_AGI_Rlap_v1, whole genome shotgun sequence genome:
- the LOC139866454 gene encoding probable ubiquitin-conjugating enzyme E2 16, with translation MTGSSVSSRKVLSKIATNRLQKELTEWQINPPSGFTHKVTDNLQRWVIEVNGAQGTIYANEKYQLQVDFPENYPMEAPQVIFLNPAPLHPHIYSNGHICLDILYDSWSPAMTVGSICISILSMLSSSTVKERPEDNDRYVKNCRNGRSPKETRWWFHDDKV, from the exons ATGACCGGTTCCTCCGTTTCATCTCGAAag GTTTTAAGCAAAATCGCAACCAATAGACTTCAGAAAGAGCTTACTGAGTGGCAGATCAACCCTCCTTCTGGATTCACTCACAAAGTCACCGACAATCTTCAACG atGGGTAATTGAAGTGAATGGTGCTCAAGGAACTATTTATGCTAATGAAAAGTATCAACTTCAAGTCGATTTTCCGGAAAATTATCCTATGGAAGCACCTCAG GTGATTTTTTTGAATCCTGCTCCACTTCATCCTCATATCTATAGCAACGGCCATATATGTTTAG atatttTGTACGACTCGTGGTCTCCAGCCATGACTGTTGGATCCATCTGCATCAGCATTTTGTCCATGCTATCAAGTTCCACAGTGAAG GAACGCCCAGAAGATAATGATCGTTACGTGAAGAACTGTAGAAATGGTAGATCTCCTAAGGAGACAAGATGGTGGTTCCACGACGataaagtttaa